From a region of the Drosophila virilis strain 15010-1051.87 chromosome 3, Dvir_AGI_RSII-ME, whole genome shotgun sequence genome:
- the LOC6623928 gene encoding E3 ubiquitin-protein ligase MARCHF6 yields the protein MDDLSQGDICRVCRCEALPDRPLFYPCICTGSIKYIHQDCLMQWMRYSHKEYCELCGHRFSFQPIYAPDMPRVLPLRDVLMGLMSAVLEGARCWLHYSLVGMAWFGVVPLSAYRTYRYLFRASSFDMILSLPFDIFSMENLAADAFRGCFVVTCTLLCFIGLVWLREQILHGGGPDWLERDEAPAAAAAAPAVPAVAAAAAPPVARVAPVARAEPDAAQDDNNNGNAPQDVPMDNAAPAVADPADNEGDAPQAAAVPAAGAAAAGGIAAAADADNDEQNWNPMDWDRAAEDLTWERLLGLDGSLVFLEHVFWIISLNTMFIFTFAFCPYCVGNFILSSMDLLQPEKPLLHFHGLITTLFGYCCIGLTLVVLHFFAGVFRLRRICWFIGLCYIVVKVSLLSVVEIGVLPLICGWWLDICSLPLLDASLKDRKASFKAAPGTSLFVHWMFGMVYVYYFAAFISLLREVLRPGVLWIFRNVNDPDFSPIQEMIHVPIVRHIRRLVASAMIFGFAVLLMLWLPIRILQVLWPNFLPYALSGDSEVNDLSLQLLLLQIVLPGFFEQTQTRIWLKGLLRIWCTAVAWLLGIRSYLLPAPEPQAAEEAEPAAQPAEAPGVAAAPPPPAPVLEPAQPRNLAAAHQAMMQRNVPIGFQPYERPTFFSLRLCALLSLMCLSIVCAAMLILTVPVYIGRRLMMLWTGQPGDKAPPQLAADLPAADPEAARKNERLLRPHELYTAEIGGYLCWIVSRGIAVVVTLLPQGRAAIVNKLKHWARVALQYALPVLTLLGIFVLVPLLFGLLLELVMVIPLRVKPRKTPIHFLWQDWALGVLYTKIAIALTLMGPDWHLKRALERAYTDGLRDFDLKFVMRDLAVPVVTTFGLALAIPYVIGHSILPIFFTDPYTRLDISLMVYPISFIVVGSVCFVLFQIKQLKKLYLSIKVDKYLVGQRLVNYEHRKKQQAQQAAAAQELKARQEAEEAQLAQAQEGGGVGFGVRNEEPLLELAEQAALHARRRREQLPRPLIVDANEELL from the exons ATGGATGATCTCTCGCAGGGCGACATCTGTCGCGTCTGCCGCTGCGAGGCGTTGCCAGATCGCCCGCTCTTCTATCCCTGCATTTGCACGGGCAGCATCAAATATATACATCAGGATTGCCTAATGCAATGGATGCGTTATTCGCACAAGGAATACTGTGAGCTGTGCGGCCATCGTTTCAGCTTTCAGCCCATCTATGCACCGGATATGCCGCGCGTTCTACCTTTGCGCGATGTGCTTATGGGTCTGATGTCTGCGGTGTTGGAGGGCGCGCGCTGCTGGCTGCACTACTCTCTGGTGGGCATGGCCTGGTTTGGTGTGGTGCCTCTGTCGGCTTATCGTACCTATCGCTATCTATTTCGGGCCAGCTCATTTGATATGATTCTCTCGCTGCCGTTTGACATCTTCTCCATGGAGAATCTGGCTGCGGATGCATTTCGTGGCTGTTTTGTGGTGACTTGTACGCTACTGTGTTTTATTGGCTTGGTCTGGTTGCGTGAGCAAATTCTCCATGGTGGCGGACCCGATTGGCTTGAGCGTGACGAGGCgccggctgcagcagcggccgcTCCAGCTGTGCCTGCTGTTGCCGCAGCGGCCGCACCGCCAGTTGCCCGAGTTGCGCCAGTTGCGCGAGCTGAACCAGATGCAGCTCAAGATGATAATAACAATGGTAACGCGCCGCAGGATGTGCCAATGGATAATGCTGCACCAGCAGTGGCCGATCCGGCTGACAACGAAGGCGATGCTCCACAGGCAGCGGCTGTGCCCGCTGCaggtgccgccgccgctggcgGCATCGCTGCGGCTGCTGACGCAGACAACGATGAACAGAACTGGAATCCCATGGACTGGGATCGTGCCGCCGAAGACCTAACCTGGGAGCGTTTACTGGGCTTGGATGGTTCACTGGTCTTCTTGGAGCATGTTTTCTGGATAATCTCGCTAAACACCATGTTCATCTTTACGTTCGCCTTTTGCCCGTATTGCGTGGGCAACTTTATACTGAGCTCCATGGATCTGTTGCAGCCGGAAAAGCCATTGCTGCATTTCCATGGACTGATTACTACGCTCTTTGGGTACTGTTGCATAGGACTGACGCTGGTAGTGCTGCACTTCTTCGCAGGCGTCTTTCGGCTGCGTCGCATCTGCTGGTTCATTGGACTCTGTTACATTGTGGTGAAGGTATCGCTGCTGTCTGTGGTGGAGATAGGCGTATTGCCGCTTATCTGCGGCTGGTGGCTGGATATATGCTCGCTGCCGTTGCTCGATGCCAGTCTTAAAGATCGCAAGGCCAGCTTTAAGGCTGCACCGGGAACATCGCTCTTTGTCCATTGGATGTTTGGCATGGTGTATGTCTATTATTTTGCCGCCTTTATATCGTTGCTGCGTGAGGTGCTGCGTCCTGGTGTCCTTTGGATCTTCCGCAATGTCAATGATCCCGATTTCAGTCCCATACAAGAAATGATTCATGTGCCCATTGTGCGTCATATCCGCCGTTTGGTGGCATCGGCGATGATCTTTGGCTTTGCCGTACTGTTAATGCTCTGGCTGCCAATACGTATACTGCAAGTGCTGTGGCCCAATTTCTTGCCCTATGCCCTAAGTGGTGACTCGGAGGTAAATGATCTGAGCTTGCAGCTGCTTTTGCTACAG ATTGTGCTGCCCGGCTTCTTCGAGCAAACCCAAACTCGCATATGGCTGAAGGGATTGCTGCGTATCTGGTGCACGGCTGTGGCCTGGCTGCTTGGCATACGAAGCTATTTGCTGCCCGCTCCAGAGCCACAAGCTGCCGAGGAGGCCGAGCCAGCAGCTCAGCCAGCGGAAGCGCCTGGAGTTGCCGCTGCACCACCGCCACCAGCTCCAGTGCTGGAGCCAGCCCAACCACGGAATTTGGCTGCCGCTCACCAGGCTATGATGCAACGTAATGTGCCCATCGGCTTTCAACCATACGAACGTCCCACATTCTTTTCCCTGCGCCTCTGCGCGCTCCTCTCGCTGATGTGCTTGTCCATTGTGTGCGCTGCCATGTTGATACTAACTGTGCCCGTCTACATAGGCCGTCGTCTGATGATGCTTTGGACGGGTCAGCCGGGTGACAAGGCTCCTCCGCAATTGGCGGCTGACTTGCCCGCAGCAGATCCAGAGGCGGCACGCAAAAACGAGCGTCTGCTACGTCCCCATGAACTCTACACGGCCGAAATTGGCGGTTATCTATGTTGGATTGTGTCACGTGGCATTGCTGTGGTGGTGACCCTACTGCCCCAGGGACGCGCCGCAATTGTCAACAAGCTGAAGCATTGGGCGCGCGTCGCACTACAATATGCGCTACCAGTTTTGACGCTGCTGGGCATATTTGTGCTGGTGCCGTTGCTGTTTGGACTACTGCTGGAGCTGGTGATGGTCATACCGTTGCGTGTGAAACCGCGTAAGACACCTATACACTTTCTGTGGCAGGATTGGGCACTGGGCGTGCTGTATACCAAAATCGCCATAGCACTCACTCTAATGGGACCGGATTGGCATCTAAAGCGAGCACTGGAACGCGCCTATACGGATGGACTGCGAGATTTcgatttaaaatttgtaatgcGTGATCTGGCTGTGCCGGTGGTGACAACATTTGGCCTCGCCCTGGCTATACCCTATGTTATTGGCCATTCGATATTGCCCATATTCTTTACCGATCCGTACACACGCCTGGACATCTCTCTGATGGTTTATCCTATAAGCTTCATTGTTGTGGGCAGCGTTTGTTTTGTGCTCTTCCAGATTAAGCAATTGAAGAAACTGTATCTGTCGATCAAGGTGGACAAGTATCTGGTGGGTCAGCGTCTGGTCAACTATGAGCATCGCAAGAAGCAGCAGGCGCAACAAGCGGCTGCTGCCCAAGAACTTAAGGCACGCCAAGAAGCCGAGGAGGCGCAGCTGGCGCAAGCACAAGAAGGCGGCGGAGTCGGTTTTGGAGTGCGCAACGAGGAACCATTGCTGGAATTAGCGGAGCAGGCGGCTCTGCATGCGCGTCGGCGTCGAGAGcagttgccacgcccactgatTGTTGATGCCAACGAGGAGCTGCTCTAG
- the LOC138911109 gene encoding uncharacterized protein: MERSPEPSININGRHAVCTATNMSYAKIKTKYKDSKRTINKFQLTLVKLTKLKSSLKFLLKCRKSNLIPNFIKNLTQHLTILTTDNKTHPDITRTLTRHTHFYHTKILNLLIKHKHNLLQEQTKHMEKAKTNIEQLMTTDDAKAFFESERNIENKITTTLKKRQETKHDKLRDQRNLALADNNTQREWFVNKTKIEFPPNVVALLAKGPKFALPISKRDFPLLKYIADGEELVQTIKEKETQESARTKFSLLVKEHKTKNNQNSRDRAILDTVEQTRKLLKENINIKILSSDKGNKTVAMDEDEYKNKMTNILDDLCAYRTLRLDPTSRLQTKNNTFVAQLFKMGLISKDERNKMTTTTAVPPRIYGLPKIHKEGTPLRPICSSIGSPSYGLCKYIIQILKNLTMDSRYNIKNAVDFKDRVNNSQIREEETLVSFDVVSLFPSIPIELALDTIRQKWTKLEEHTNIPKQLFMDIVRFCIQENRYFKYEDKIYTQLKGMPMGSPASPVIADILMEELLDKITDKLKIKPRLLTKYVDDLFAITNKIDVENILKELNSFHKQIKFTMELEKDGKLPFLDSIVSRMDNTLKIKWYRKPIASGRILNFNSNHPKSMIINTALGCMNRMMKISDTIYHKEIEHEIKELLTKNDFPPNIIKTLLKRRQIERKKPTEPAKIYKSLIYVPRLSERLTNSDCYNKQDIKVAHKPTNTLQKFFNKIKSKIPMIEKSNVVYQIPCGGDNNNKCNSVYIGTTKSKLKTRISQHKSDFKLRHQNNIQKTALMTHCIRSNHTPNFDETTILQQEQHYNKRHTLEMLHIINTPTYKRLNYKTDTENCAHLYRHLLNSQTTSVTISTSKSADV; encoded by the coding sequence atggaaaggtcgccagagccatcaataaatatcaacgGAAGGCACGCCGTATGCACAGCAACCAACATGAGctacgcaaaaataaaaactaaatacaaggattcgaaaagaacaattaataaattccaactaacactggtaaaattaactaaacttaaatctagtttaaaatttttgttaaaatgtagaaaatcaaatttaatacctAACTTCATCAAAAACTTGACACAGCATTTGACCATACTGACCACTGACAATAAAACCCACCCTGACATAACAAGAACATtgactagacacacacatttttaccataccaaaatattaaacttacttataaaacacaaacacaacctattacaagaacaaacaaaacatatggaaaaagcaaaaacaaacatagaaCAACTGATGACCACAGATGACGCAAAAGCGTTttttgagagcgagagaaatatagaaaacaaaataacaacaacactcaagaaaagacaagaaacgaaacacgataagttacgagatcaacggaacctagccttagcggataacaacacgcaaagagagtggtttgtaaacaaaacaaaaatagaattcccgccaaacgtcgtagcgttactcgcaaaagggccgaagttcgctctcccaatcagcaagagagattttcctctcttgaaatacatcgcagacggtgaggagctagtgcaaacaataaaagaaaaggaaacacaagagtcggcgcgcacaaaattctctttgttagtcaaagagcataaaaccaagaacaaccaaaacagtagggatcgagcaatactggacacagtggaacagacacgaaaattactgaaagaaaatataaatattaaaattctatcgtcggataagggcaacaaaaccgtagcaatggatgaggatgaatataaaaataaaatgacaaatattttagacgacttatgcgcgtatagaacattgagactagatccgacatcaagactacagacaaagaataacaccttcgtagcacaattattcaagatgggtcttatttcaaaggacgaaagaaataagatgactacaacaacagcggtacctccgaggatatatggactaccaaaaatacacaaggaaggaactccactgagaccaatatgttcttccataggatctccatcttacgggctgtgcaaatatataatacaaatattaaaaaatctgacaatggactctaggtacaacatcaagaacgcggtagattttaaagacagagtcaacaactcccagattagagaagaggaaacattagtatcttttgacgtagtatccttatttcccagcataccaatagaattagcacttgacacaataagacaaaaatggaccaaattagaagagcacacgaatataccgaaacaactatttatggacatagttagattttgcatacaggaaaacagatatttcaaatacgaagacaaaatatacacacaacttaagggaatgccaatgggatcaccggcttccccagtaatcgcagatatattaatggaggaactgttggacaagattacagataaattaaaaataaaaccaagactcttgaccaaatatgtagatgacctttttgccataacgaacaaaatagacgtggaaaatattctaaaagaattgaattccttccacaaacagataaaatttacaatggaattagaaaaggacgggaaattaccatttttagactctattgtaagcagaatggacaacacactcaaaataaagtggtataggaaacccatagcctccggacgaatactcaacttcaattcaaaccacccaaagagtatgataatcaatacagcactaggctgtatgaatagaatgatgaaaatatcggacacaatataccacaaagaaattgaacatgaaatcaaagaacttttgaccaaaaatgacttccccccaaatataatcaaaacattattaaaaagacgacaaatcgaaagaaaaaagccaacagaacctgctaaaatatacaaatcactaatatatgtaccacgactatcagaacgcctcacaaactcagactgttataacaaacaagatataaaagtagcacacaaaccgacgaatacattacaaaaattcttcaacaagataaagtcgaaaatcccgatgatcgaaaaaagcaacgtcgtttaccaaataccatgtggcggggataacaacaacaagtgcaatagtgtctacataggtacaacaaaatcgaagctaaaaacaaggattagtcaacataaatcggacttcaaactaagacatcaaaataatatacagaaaacagcacttatgacccattgtataagaagcaaccacacaccaaattttgatgaaacaacaatcttacaacaagaacaacactataacaagcgacacacattggaaatgctacacataattaacacaccaacctacaaacgactaaactacaagacagacacagaaaattgcgctcacttgtacagacacctcttaaacagtcaaacaacctcagtaacaatctccacgtcaaaaagcgcagacgtgtaa